A region from the Clostridia bacterium genome encodes:
- the rplI gene encoding 50S ribosomal protein L9, protein MKVILLEDVRGKGKKGDVVNVSDGYAKNFLLPKKLAVEANAVNMNVLEGQRASKQHKRDMEEAAAREAAEKLSNIVVKVPQKGGTSDRIFGSVTAKEIAEELKKQFAIEIDKRKITLDEPIKSFGAYTLDAKLFPGISAKIKVEVVKIPDKV, encoded by the coding sequence ATGAAGGTAATTTTACTTGAAGACGTGCGCGGCAAGGGGAAAAAAGGCGACGTTGTAAACGTGTCCGACGGCTACGCAAAAAACTTTCTTTTGCCCAAAAAGCTTGCAGTGGAAGCGAACGCAGTAAATATGAACGTGCTCGAAGGGCAGAGAGCCTCGAAGCAGCATAAACGCGACATGGAAGAGGCGGCGGCGCGCGAAGCGGCCGAAAAGCTTTCCAATATAGTCGTAAAGGTGCCCCAAAAGGGCGGCACGAGCGACCGTATTTTCGGTTCCGTTACCGCAAAGGAGATAGCGGAGGAATTAAAGAAGCAGTTTGCCATTGAGATAGACAAAAGAAAAATAACGCTTGACGAGCCGATAAAGAGCTTCGGCGCCTATACGCTCGACGCAAAGCTTTTCCCCGGGATATCGGCAAAAATAAAGGTTGAAGTTGTAAAGATACCCGATAAGGTTTAA
- the tilS gene encoding tRNA lysidine(34) synthetase TilS produces the protein MNDKVYDTFLNTIDSRALVNTGDRVLLALSGGSDSVVMLHLFLRLASERDITLEAAHINHMIRPTAGRDEQFCKELCEKYAVRLHIRRIDVPALSRVRKVGLEECGRDVRYEAFSQIMKERGLNICATAHNKNDNAETLVLNFVRGASARGLSGIPYRRGAVIRPILDIKKADVLAYAEKAKLSFMTDETNADTAYTRNFVRAELIPLIERMNPSFVDTAARSAAIFSRDETYLHAEAEKIMKESDDRGAYISFERGALSVLPEAVLSRLVSAACVRVCGEEPDFTAVSRAMRAIYEKEGNYSETLSHGARLESSYGRIYFLKEEKPESFVFPVDKSEDTLYFYSAGIKISYKVKNYTQNLKKINGILYMDYDIMSSEAFFTERKEGDVFYPFAGAGKRSVKRFMQDEKIPAFLRARLPVLRSGGDILWVCPVMRPSAKAAVTPDTKRVICFKASPIKQFN, from the coding sequence ATGAATGACAAGGTTTACGATACGTTTCTTAATACTATAGACTCGCGCGCGCTCGTTAATACCGGCGACCGCGTACTTTTGGCGCTTTCGGGAGGAAGCGATTCCGTCGTTATGCTCCATCTGTTTTTGCGCCTTGCCTCCGAGCGGGATATAACGCTTGAGGCGGCGCACATAAATCACATGATACGTCCTACGGCGGGGCGCGACGAGCAGTTCTGCAAAGAGCTGTGCGAAAAATACGCCGTAAGGCTCCATATAAGGCGTATCGACGTGCCCGCGCTTTCAAGAGTGCGCAAAGTGGGACTTGAAGAATGCGGCCGCGACGTAAGATACGAGGCGTTTTCCCAAATAATGAAGGAGCGCGGCCTTAACATCTGCGCCACGGCGCATAACAAAAACGACAACGCCGAAACGCTTGTTTTAAATTTTGTACGCGGCGCGTCGGCGCGCGGGCTTAGCGGCATACCGTACAGGCGCGGCGCAGTCATTCGCCCCATTTTAGACATAAAAAAGGCGGACGTGCTTGCATACGCAGAAAAAGCCAAACTTTCATTCATGACGGACGAGACGAACGCCGACACGGCCTATACGCGCAATTTCGTGCGGGCCGAGCTTATACCGCTTATCGAAAGAATGAATCCCTCGTTTGTCGATACCGCCGCGCGCAGCGCTGCGATCTTTTCGCGCGACGAGACGTATCTTCACGCCGAGGCCGAAAAGATAATGAAAGAAAGCGACGACCGCGGCGCTTATATATCGTTTGAGAGAGGCGCGCTTTCGGTTTTGCCGGAGGCGGTGCTTTCGCGCCTTGTGTCGGCTGCATGCGTCCGCGTATGCGGCGAAGAGCCCGATTTTACTGCCGTTTCACGGGCGATGCGGGCGATATACGAAAAAGAAGGCAATTATTCGGAGACGCTCTCGCACGGCGCACGCCTCGAGTCGTCTTACGGACGCATATACTTTTTAAAAGAAGAAAAGCCCGAAAGTTTTGTTTTTCCGGTAGATAAAAGCGAGGATACGCTTTATTTTTACTCGGCGGGGATAAAAATTTCATATAAAGTAAAAAATTATACGCAGAATTTAAAAAAAATTAATGGAATTTTGTATATGGACTATGATATAATGTCCTCTGAAGCTTTTTTTACGGAGCGAAAAGAGGGCGACGTTTTTTATCCTTTCGCGGGCGCGGGAAAGCGCAGCGTGAAACGATTCATGCAGGACGAGAAGATACCCGCATTCCTCCGGGCGCGTCTGCCGGTGCTTCGCTCGGGCGGCGATATATTGTGGGTATGCCCTGTGATGCGGCCCTCGGCGAAAGCCGCCGTAACGCCCGACACGAAGCGCGTCATATGCTTCAAGGCGTCGCCGATAAAACAATTCAACTAA
- the dnaB gene encoding replicative DNA helicase, whose product MESFDIERAPYSKEAEMSLLGAILLDANVLDEVVLLVSADDFYEKENRQIFETLLLMQDAGLTIDYVTLIEQMKLAGYYDEDFTLKYILSLMEAVPTTKNASSYAAIVRDKSMMRRLIDVSDEIRAHAALSDDEAKNLIDFAQQRIYELQNDKKTRGFVSIRDVMMESLMHLRELQSNPEAFLGLNVGFSALDMKLSGINPSDLVLIAARPGMGKTSFALNIAQNVARKTKKEVVIFSLEMSAMQLVQRMISSEARVEATRIKTGELKSEDWAKVTGAASALSECRIFINDSSAITVAEMKSLCRRFKNLGLVVIDYLQLMQSGLKRNENRVQEVSEISRSLKIMAKELSVPVICLSQLSRGPESRTDKRPQLSDLRESGAIEQDADMVLMLYREDYYNKETEKQNVCEVIVSKNRHGETGMIELSWDGRYTRFDTIEWKRTDE is encoded by the coding sequence ATGGAATCATTCGATATTGAGAGAGCGCCCTACTCAAAGGAAGCGGAAATGTCGCTTTTAGGCGCCATACTTCTTGACGCGAATGTGCTTGACGAAGTCGTTTTGCTTGTATCGGCCGACGACTTCTACGAAAAAGAGAACAGACAGATATTTGAAACGCTCCTTTTAATGCAGGATGCGGGACTTACGATAGATTACGTCACGCTCATAGAGCAGATGAAGCTTGCCGGCTATTACGACGAGGACTTCACGCTCAAATACATACTTTCGCTTATGGAGGCCGTACCCACGACAAAGAACGCCTCCTCGTATGCCGCCATAGTGCGCGACAAGAGCATGATGCGCCGCCTTATCGATGTCTCTGACGAAATACGCGCACACGCCGCGCTTTCCGACGATGAGGCGAAAAACCTTATAGATTTTGCACAGCAGCGCATATATGAGCTTCAAAACGACAAGAAAACGCGCGGCTTTGTGAGCATACGCGACGTTATGATGGAGTCGCTTATGCATTTAAGAGAGCTTCAAAGCAACCCCGAGGCATTTTTGGGACTAAACGTGGGCTTTTCGGCGCTCGATATGAAGCTTTCGGGCATAAATCCGTCTGACCTTGTGCTTATTGCGGCGCGTCCCGGAATGGGAAAAACGAGCTTTGCTCTCAATATTGCGCAGAACGTGGCGCGTAAAACGAAAAAGGAAGTAGTTATATTTTCGCTGGAAATGAGCGCGATGCAGCTTGTACAGCGCATGATCTCAAGCGAGGCGCGCGTTGAGGCGACGCGCATAAAAACAGGAGAGCTTAAAAGCGAGGACTGGGCAAAGGTGACGGGCGCGGCCTCCGCGCTTTCCGAGTGCCGGATATTTATAAACGACTCCTCGGCCATAACCGTTGCCGAGATGAAAAGCTTATGCCGCCGCTTCAAGAATTTGGGGCTTGTAGTTATCGATTATCTTCAGCTCATGCAGTCGGGCTTAAAGCGAAACGAGAACCGCGTGCAGGAGGTATCGGAGATATCGCGTTCGCTTAAGATCATGGCGAAAGAGCTTTCCGTGCCCGTTATATGCCTGTCTCAGCTTTCGCGCGGCCCCGAATCTCGAACGGACAAGCGTCCGCAGCTTTCCGACCTCAGAGAATCGGGCGCAATAGAGCAGGACGCCGACATGGTGCTCATGCTTTACCGCGAGGATTATTACAACAAAGAAACGGAGAAGCAGAACGTCTGCGAGGTCATCGTCTCAAAAAACCGCCACGGCGAGACAGGCATGATAGAGCTTTCGTGGGACGGACGCTACACTCGCTTTGATACGATAGAATGGAAACGCACAGATGAATGA
- the hpt gene encoding hypoxanthine phosphoribosyltransferase, translating to MHEDIKTILYSETEIARRVCELGAEITRDYTGKRLLCVGILNGSAVFLSDLIRRIELPVRVEFMAASSYGSGAVTSGNVKITRDLNFDISGYDILIIEDIIDTGLTLSYVKKLLLSRNPKSVKIVSIFNKPSRRRTELKAEYTGFDVPDEFIVGYGLDYGNRYRNLPYIGVLKPEIYN from the coding sequence ATGCACGAAGATATAAAGACCATACTTTACAGCGAGACCGAAATAGCGCGTCGCGTCTGCGAGCTGGGCGCCGAGATAACGCGCGATTACACAGGAAAAAGGCTTCTCTGCGTAGGCATTCTGAATGGCTCCGCCGTATTTTTGAGCGACCTTATACGCAGAATAGAGCTGCCCGTGAGAGTTGAGTTCATGGCGGCGTCGAGCTACGGTTCGGGCGCGGTCACTTCGGGAAATGTAAAGATAACGCGCGACCTCAATTTCGACATTTCCGGTTACGACATACTTATAATAGAAGACATCATAGACACGGGGCTTACGCTTTCCTATGTAAAGAAGCTGCTTCTATCGAGAAATCCGAAAAGCGTAAAGATAGTCTCGATATTCAACAAGCCTTCAAGAAGGCGCACAGAGCTTAAAGCGGAATATACCGGATTTGACGTACCCGACGAGTTCATAGTGGGCTACGGCCTTGATTACGGAAACAGATATCGCAATCTTCCGTATATCGGCGTACTCAAACCCGAAATATACAATTAG
- the ftsH gene encoding ATP-dependent zinc metalloprotease FtsH codes for MILLVLAISTMRQPSTTETKVMPYSELRQLFADEQVSEFVVDGLTLTVTTKDDETLIFRLRSADMFVEDFKETYNRQYDEGIIKSFDFPQEFQPSWWMSMIPYAVFMVIIIVFWFFMMNQSQGGGGGKVMSFGKSKAKLAMDNQKKVTFNDVAGADEEKEELKEVVDFLKDSHKFTELGARIPKGVLLVGPPGTGKTLIAKAVSGEAGVPFFSISGSDFVEMFVGVGASRVRDLFDQAKKNSPCIIFIDEIDAVGRHRGAGLGGGHDEREQTLNQLLVEMDGFGANEGVIVIAATNRADILDPALLRPGRFDRQIYVGYPDVKGREAILHVHARGKPFDKDVSFEVVAKTTAGFTGADLANLLNEAALLSARKNKRSIGMQELEEAMIKVIAGPEKHSRVMSEKSKRLTAYHEAGHAIVTRHLTTTDPVHQISIIPRGRAGGYTLSLPKEDKSYMSKKEIFESIVVLLGGRVAEKLVLDDISTGASNDIERATSSARSMVTTYGMSDRIGPINYGDTGGEVFLGRDFSTGKHISEKITSEIDDEIRRIINEAYEKCTQILTEHMNELHIIAAALMAEEKLDGERFELLLNSDDPMSLIKKPEPKKSEPPRVIPIPPASRRPSHYPPAPGARKVRPHNDEDDVEEDVTDYNEPVLDEDDVPKPAPKSDAGDAPADESDK; via the coding sequence ATGATACTTCTCGTTTTGGCTATCTCTACGATGCGCCAGCCTTCAACGACCGAGACGAAGGTAATGCCCTATTCCGAGCTGCGTCAGCTTTTCGCGGATGAGCAGGTATCGGAATTTGTCGTTGACGGGCTTACGCTCACGGTCACGACGAAGGACGACGAGACGCTCATATTCCGCTTAAGAAGCGCGGATATGTTCGTCGAGGATTTTAAGGAGACGTACAACCGTCAGTACGACGAGGGCATAATAAAAAGCTTCGACTTCCCGCAGGAATTCCAGCCGTCATGGTGGATGAGCATGATACCTTACGCGGTGTTCATGGTCATAATCATAGTGTTCTGGTTCTTCATGATGAATCAGTCGCAGGGCGGCGGCGGAGGCAAGGTCATGTCCTTCGGCAAATCCAAGGCAAAGCTTGCTATGGACAATCAGAAGAAGGTCACCTTCAACGACGTGGCCGGAGCTGACGAGGAAAAGGAGGAGCTTAAGGAGGTCGTAGACTTTCTTAAAGATTCGCATAAATTCACGGAGCTGGGCGCGCGCATACCGAAGGGCGTATTGCTCGTAGGCCCTCCCGGAACAGGTAAAACGCTTATCGCAAAGGCCGTATCGGGCGAAGCGGGCGTACCGTTCTTCTCGATATCGGGCTCCGACTTTGTTGAGATGTTCGTCGGCGTCGGCGCATCGCGTGTGCGTGATCTGTTCGATCAGGCAAAGAAGAATTCGCCGTGTATCATATTCATCGACGAAATAGACGCCGTGGGACGTCACCGCGGCGCGGGACTCGGCGGCGGACATGACGAGCGCGAGCAGACGCTTAATCAGCTCCTCGTTGAAATGGACGGCTTCGGCGCGAACGAGGGCGTTATCGTTATTGCGGCGACGAACCGCGCCGACATACTTGACCCGGCGCTCCTTCGTCCGGGACGCTTCGACCGTCAGATATATGTAGGATATCCCGACGTTAAGGGACGCGAGGCGATACTTCACGTTCATGCGCGCGGGAAGCCGTTCGACAAGGATGTAAGCTTCGAGGTCGTGGCAAAGACGACGGCAGGCTTTACGGGCGCCGACCTTGCGAACCTTTTAAATGAAGCGGCGCTTTTATCGGCAAGAAAGAATAAGCGCTCCATAGGTATGCAGGAGCTTGAAGAGGCCATGATAAAGGTCATTGCAGGCCCCGAAAAGCATTCGCGCGTGATGAGCGAAAAGTCGAAGCGGCTTACCGCGTACCATGAGGCGGGACACGCGATAGTTACGCGCCATCTTACTACGACGGACCCCGTCCATCAGATATCGATAATCCCCAGAGGACGCGCAGGCGGCTATACGCTGTCGCTTCCTAAGGAGGATAAGTCATATATGTCGAAAAAGGAGATCTTCGAGAGTATCGTAGTACTGCTCGGCGGCAGAGTCGCAGAGAAGCTCGTGCTTGACGATATCTCTACAGGCGCGTCGAACGACATAGAGCGAGCGACCTCGTCTGCGCGCAGTATGGTAACCACTTACGGTATGAGCGACCGCATCGGCCCGATAAATTACGGCGATACGGGCGGCGAGGTATTCTTAGGACGCGACTTTTCGACCGGAAAGCATATAAGCGAAAAGATAACGAGCGAGATCGACGATGAGATACGCCGCATTATAAACGAAGCTTATGAGAAATGCACACAGATACTTACGGAGCATATGAACGAGCTTCATATAATAGCCGCCGCGCTGATGGCGGAGGAAAAGCTGGACGGCGAGCGTTTCGAGCTGCTTTTGAACAGCGACGATCCGATGTCGCTCATAAAGAAGCCCGAGCCGAAAAAGAGCGAGCCGCCCCGTGTGATACCTATTCCGCCGGCGTCGCGCCGTCCGTCGCATTATCCGCCCGCGCCGGGCGCAAGAAAGGTGCGCCCGCATAACGACGAAGATGACGTTGAAGAGGACGTGACGGATTACAACGAGCCCGTGCTTGACGAGGACGACGTGCCGAAGCCCGCGCCGAAGTCCGACGCAGGCGACGCGCCCGCAGACGAAAGCGATAAGTAA